One genomic region from Thermoanaerobaculum aquaticum encodes:
- a CDS encoding LuxR C-terminal-related transcriptional regulator, whose product MYLALRTAKLNELEQLFPLIRDSSVYSPEERIKLLELWASVLRGGSGESAVVEDHNRPAHQRVVGFGLSVFVADWFADQAASMPPYIGQRLLELYRDNRSPILTRKQVAQANVREGLNVLSLHVGWPEERLTPLEIKHMRHFLSDAFVVLHRGYKLRLLFHEFYGKEELSMLFAMGGVLWSDYAWFFQAHPDLAPPEERWPYLGGVRRDEALQQEATVSFAVFSSPPPRYAFTPREQEVLRIALLGSTDEAIAQALGLSLVTVKKLWKSIYERVAAKNPAALPFPWPEVSNGARRQKEKRRFLLDHIRSHPEEIRPRPTRKHRPQASDGG is encoded by the coding sequence ATGTATCTCGCGTTGCGCACCGCCAAGTTGAATGAGCTGGAGCAGCTGTTCCCCCTCATCCGCGACAGCTCTGTTTACAGCCCCGAAGAACGAATAAAGCTTTTGGAGCTTTGGGCCTCGGTGCTCCGGGGCGGAAGCGGCGAATCCGCGGTGGTGGAGGACCACAACCGCCCGGCCCACCAACGGGTGGTGGGGTTTGGCTTAAGCGTGTTTGTGGCGGATTGGTTTGCCGACCAGGCAGCAAGCATGCCGCCGTACATTGGCCAGCGGCTCTTGGAGCTCTACCGCGACAACCGCTCCCCCATTCTCACCAGGAAACAGGTGGCCCAAGCCAACGTGCGCGAGGGATTGAACGTGTTGTCGCTTCACGTAGGCTGGCCCGAAGAACGCCTTACGCCGCTGGAGATCAAACATATGCGGCATTTTTTGTCTGACGCTTTCGTGGTGTTGCACCGGGGGTACAAGCTACGCTTGCTCTTCCATGAGTTTTATGGCAAGGAAGAGCTTTCGATGCTATTTGCCATGGGTGGTGTGCTCTGGTCCGACTACGCTTGGTTTTTCCAGGCCCACCCGGATTTGGCACCCCCAGAGGAACGCTGGCCTTACCTGGGAGGAGTAAGGCGAGACGAGGCGTTGCAGCAAGAAGCCACCGTTTCTTTTGCGGTGTTTTCCTCCCCCCCACCACGGTACGCGTTTACCCCCCGCGAGCAGGAGGTGCTCCGCATTGCTCTCCTAGGCAGCACCGATGAAGCCATTGCCCAGGCACTTGGGCTTTCGCTGGTGACGGTCAAAAAGCTCTGGAAGTCCATTTACGAGCGGGTCGCCGCTAAGAACCCGGCGGCGCTGCCATTCCCCTGGCCGGAAGTCTCCAATGGTGCGCGCCGGCAAAAGGAAAAGCGCCGATTTCTTCTCGACCATATTCGCAGTCACCCCGAGGAAATACGCCCAAGACCCACGAGAAAACACCGCCCGCAGGCCTCCGATGGCGGCTAA